In Trueperaceae bacterium, a single genomic region encodes these proteins:
- a CDS encoding glycosyltransferase: MKARGDGQERPDLAFLLPSLMGGGAERVVMDLAREAARRGHTVDMIVLNREGAVLDEVGGGVRLVELKRKRAAVALPALVAYLRRYRPRVLLTTLEHTNVLAVVAGRLVRSVRVVVREANTVSEDTKGPKGRAVRELMRLTYRWAHAVIAVSRGVAASLEGELGLSPGSVTVIANPVVTPRVMDGAREPLDHPWFALGQPPVVLGVGRLSEQKGFDTLLRAFASVHAATPCRLVILGEGPERDALGELARTLGVEGDFALPGFVANPFSYMARCGVFVLSSRWEGLPNVLIQAMAVGAKVVATDCRSGPAEVTEGGALAPLVPVDDEVALADAITTTLRGAVQALPEDWADRYEVTAITTRYLEVLLGDARAPGGTQ; this comes from the coding sequence ATGAAGGCACGAGGCGATGGGCAAGAGCGACCCGACCTCGCCTTCTTGCTACCGTCCTTGATGGGGGGAGGCGCGGAGAGGGTCGTAATGGACCTGGCGCGCGAAGCCGCCAGGCGCGGTCACACGGTCGACATGATCGTCTTGAACCGCGAGGGGGCGGTCCTCGACGAGGTCGGCGGCGGCGTGCGGTTGGTGGAACTGAAGAGGAAGAGGGCAGCCGTCGCGCTCCCGGCGCTCGTCGCGTACCTGCGGCGCTACCGGCCACGGGTCCTCCTAACGACGCTAGAGCACACGAACGTGCTCGCGGTCGTGGCGGGTCGGTTGGTCCGATCCGTTCGCGTCGTGGTGCGCGAGGCGAACACCGTCAGCGAGGACACTAAGGGGCCGAAGGGGCGGGCGGTGCGCGAGCTCATGCGCCTTACGTACCGGTGGGCCCACGCAGTGATAGCCGTCTCTCGGGGCGTCGCAGCGAGCCTCGAGGGCGAGTTGGGACTCTCCCCGGGAAGCGTGACCGTCATAGCCAACCCGGTCGTCACCCCGCGCGTCATGGACGGCGCTCGCGAGCCACTAGATCACCCGTGGTTCGCCCTGGGCCAACCGCCGGTGGTCCTGGGCGTGGGAAGGCTGTCTGAGCAGAAGGGGTTCGACACGTTGCTCCGTGCTTTCGCATCGGTGCACGCAGCCACCCCGTGCCGGCTGGTGATCCTGGGCGAGGGCCCGGAGCGCGACGCCTTGGGCGAACTGGCACGAACTCTCGGGGTGGAAGGCGACTTCGCCCTGCCCGGGTTCGTGGCCAACCCGTTCTCCTACATGGCGCGGTGCGGCGTATTCGTGTTGTCATCGCGTTGGGAGGGGTTGCCTAACGTTCTCATCCAGGCGATGGCAGTGGGAGCCAAGGTGGTGGCCACCGACTGTCGGAGCGGACCCGCCGAGGTGACTGAGGGGGGCGCCTTGGCGCCGCTGGTACCGGTCGATGACGAGGTCGCCCTGGCCGACGCCATCACGACAACCCTCCGGGGCGCCGTTCAGGCGCTTCCGGAGGATTGGGCGGACCGTTACGAGGTGACTGCCATCACGACGCGGTACCTGGAGGTGTTGCTGGGAGATGCCCGGGCGCCGGGCGGCACTCAGTAG
- a CDS encoding right-handed parallel beta-helix repeat-containing protein — translation MVAAGLMILASCSQMTPAPQTPSDPPAEPPKEASWEWSPVGYDANTLAPSATSADFQVRGSGTDIWDERDEFFFVYTRLEGDGFISVRVKDFRAVDPWAKAGVMLRESLDPSAPNVLLHISNQNGSVLQARMTRGASTVNSAGHDTTMTPGGWVRLTRAGDTVIGELSRDGVTWSELGRYELPFGDDVLIGVAVTAHARGEIATATFGDLEHGVGRPTDGPGDDPGAPEPVPTPDPSPTPTPTPPTPTPSRPAPGGGYDLPPATLYVAPNGNDANSGRSSSAPLRTITQAAALVRPGDVVYMRGGTYPINVHFKTSGTAAQPIVWASYPGETAVLDGSDRARGSSQDRVWVDAVSFNHFVNFEVRNSPQQGIFVRDSNDNLFHGIVTHGNNGSGIQNYSGNRNRYEYIVTYDNFDTVNGNGKVGEDADGLGISAGDSNVISHVISYFNSDDGIDAWRSTNTLIEHSISFDNGRGANGNGNGFKLGGNGEANYTVARFNIAFANKATGFSQNSGRFITLYNNTAFGNSGSSFDVGSTVTLRNNLSINGRVNLVSGADSRSNSWELGIGDARFKSTDRASPDFLALSAGSPAIEAGVDVGLPYAGGAPDLGALQYGATIADLLDSTNPLAELVRAALGGPVLAAAR, via the coding sequence ATGGTCGCCGCAGGCCTCATGATCCTCGCGTCTTGCAGCCAGATGACGCCGGCGCCGCAGACGCCGAGCGACCCGCCCGCAGAACCGCCCAAAGAGGCGAGTTGGGAATGGAGCCCGGTCGGTTACGACGCGAACACGCTCGCGCCGTCCGCCACGAGCGCGGACTTCCAGGTCCGAGGCTCGGGGACCGACATCTGGGACGAGCGCGACGAGTTCTTCTTCGTCTACACGCGCCTCGAGGGGGACGGGTTCATCTCGGTGCGCGTGAAGGACTTCCGTGCCGTTGATCCGTGGGCCAAAGCGGGCGTGATGCTGCGGGAGAGCCTTGACCCCTCGGCCCCGAACGTCCTCCTGCATATCAGCAACCAGAACGGCTCCGTGCTGCAGGCACGTATGACGCGTGGTGCCAGCACCGTGAACAGCGCCGGGCACGACACCACCATGACCCCGGGGGGCTGGGTACGGCTGACGAGGGCGGGCGATACCGTCATCGGTGAGCTGTCGCGCGACGGGGTGACGTGGAGCGAACTCGGTCGGTACGAGCTTCCCTTCGGTGACGACGTCCTGATCGGTGTCGCGGTGACGGCCCACGCCCGCGGCGAGATCGCCACCGCCACGTTCGGTGACCTCGAGCATGGCGTCGGACGCCCAACCGACGGCCCGGGCGATGACCCGGGCGCACCGGAGCCGGTGCCTACCCCGGACCCGAGCCCCACCCCGACACCCACGCCGCCGACGCCAACGCCGTCGCGCCCGGCGCCCGGTGGGGGTTACGACCTGCCGCCAGCCACCCTATACGTGGCTCCCAACGGCAACGACGCCAACTCGGGTCGAAGCTCCTCGGCGCCGCTTCGCACGATCACTCAGGCGGCGGCGTTGGTTAGGCCGGGAGACGTGGTGTACATGCGCGGCGGCACCTACCCGATCAACGTCCACTTCAAGACCTCCGGCACCGCCGCCCAACCGATCGTCTGGGCCTCGTACCCGGGTGAGACGGCGGTGCTGGACGGTTCCGACCGTGCCCGAGGCTCCAGCCAGGATCGCGTGTGGGTGGACGCCGTCTCGTTCAATCACTTCGTGAACTTCGAGGTTCGCAACAGCCCGCAGCAGGGGATCTTCGTACGCGACTCCAACGACAACCTGTTCCACGGCATCGTCACGCATGGCAACAACGGTAGTGGGATCCAGAACTACAGCGGGAACCGCAACCGCTACGAGTACATAGTCACCTACGACAACTTCGATACCGTGAACGGCAACGGCAAGGTCGGGGAGGACGCGGACGGACTCGGCATCTCGGCCGGCGATTCCAACGTCATCAGCCACGTGATCAGCTACTTCAACTCCGATGACGGCATCGACGCCTGGCGTTCCACTAACACGCTCATCGAGCACTCGATCAGCTTCGACAACGGGCGCGGCGCCAACGGCAACGGTAACGGCTTCAAGCTGGGGGGCAACGGCGAGGCCAACTACACGGTGGCGCGGTTCAACATCGCCTTCGCGAACAAGGCGACCGGCTTCAGTCAGAACAGCGGCCGATTCATCACGCTCTACAACAACACCGCGTTCGGAAACTCGGGGTCCTCGTTCGACGTGGGGAGCACCGTCACCCTCCGCAACAACCTCTCCATCAACGGTAGGGTCAACTTGGTGAGCGGTGCGGATTCCCGGTCCAACAGTTGGGAACTCGGCATCGGCGACGCGCGTTTCAAGAGCACGGACCGCGCCAGCCCCGACTTCTTGGCGCTGTCCGCAGGTAGCCCTGCCATCGAAGCCGGCGTCGACGTTGGCCTTCCGTATGCAGGCGGCGCGCCGGACCTCGGGGCGCTGCAGTACGGCGCGACGATCGCGGACCTACTCGACTCGACCAACCCGCTCGCCGAGCTCGTGAGGGCGGCTCTCGGCGGCCCCGTCTTGGCCGCAGCGAGGTAG